One genomic region from Spirulina subsalsa PCC 9445 encodes:
- a CDS encoding sensor histidine kinase: MFQATRRRLALWYTAVTAILLLLFATGMYTYVRNTLIERIDDTLKHVVEVVERSLVIETFAAGEGGDRVNVEASFRNNAQVMEDDHIDLEWFSPTGELLWSTFSAPPLIPLQVNRTGKTIYLSNDNLLRQVTQRVEQGRQVLGYLRVSHPWFEVTKPTRQLVIDLVIWTSFMVVCVAAIGWFLSGLAMKPILESYQSLKQFTADASHELRNPIATIQTNVQMALTYLDQDPQSQQRQLRVVERLTQRLGRLVNDLLFLARSDSGISVTHAQALPLDALLIEVIEEQRVFAQQCDVYLCLRIAEPETEGEDVFAVLGEWDQLARLFTNLISNAIEYTALERTGQEGEALVEVMLGRVKKDRRHWGLQVQVRDNGVGIPEAALPHIFDRFYRVDAARSRHGLFLTGSGLGLAIAQAIAQNHHGNIAVESVLDQGTTFTVTLPALPE, encoded by the coding sequence ATGTTTCAAGCGACCCGTCGCCGTTTAGCCCTTTGGTATACTGCCGTTACCGCGATTTTGCTCTTGTTATTTGCTACAGGAATGTATACCTATGTTCGCAATACCCTAATTGAACGGATAGACGACACTTTAAAGCACGTTGTGGAAGTGGTGGAACGGTCTTTAGTGATTGAAACCTTTGCTGCCGGAGAGGGAGGAGATCGGGTGAATGTTGAGGCGAGTTTTCGCAATAATGCCCAAGTGATGGAGGATGATCACATTGACCTAGAGTGGTTTAGTCCTACAGGGGAACTCTTGTGGTCTACCTTTTCCGCTCCTCCTCTAATTCCCTTACAGGTCAATCGTACAGGCAAAACGATTTATCTTTCTAATGACAATTTATTACGTCAAGTGACCCAACGAGTGGAACAAGGTCGCCAAGTGTTGGGATATTTACGAGTCAGTCATCCTTGGTTTGAGGTGACAAAACCGACCCGGCAGTTAGTGATTGATTTAGTGATTTGGACGAGTTTTATGGTGGTTTGTGTGGCGGCCATTGGTTGGTTTCTCTCGGGATTGGCGATGAAACCAATTTTGGAGTCCTATCAAAGTCTGAAACAGTTTACGGCCGATGCGTCCCATGAGTTACGCAATCCCATTGCGACGATTCAAACGAATGTACAGATGGCGTTAACCTATTTGGATCAAGATCCCCAATCTCAACAGCGACAGTTACGAGTGGTGGAACGTTTAACTCAACGGTTGGGTCGTTTGGTCAATGATTTATTATTTTTAGCGCGTTCTGATAGTGGGATTAGTGTCACCCATGCTCAGGCTTTGCCCTTAGATGCGTTATTAATTGAGGTAATCGAGGAACAACGGGTTTTTGCGCAACAGTGCGATGTGTATTTATGTTTACGCATTGCAGAACCAGAAACGGAGGGAGAGGATGTGTTTGCCGTGTTGGGAGAGTGGGATCAATTGGCGCGTTTGTTCACGAATTTGATTAGTAATGCAATTGAATACACGGCCTTAGAACGGACAGGGCAGGAGGGGGAGGCCTTAGTTGAGGTGATGTTAGGACGGGTGAAAAAGGATCGTCGCCATTGGGGGTTACAGGTTCAAGTGCGGGATAATGGGGTGGGGATACCCGAGGCGGCATTACCCCATATTTTCGATCGTTTTTATCGGGTGGATGCGGCAAGATCCCGTCATGGGTTGTTTTTGACTGGTTCGGGATTGGGGTTAGCCATTGCTCAGGCGATCGCACAAAATCATCACGGCAACATCGCCGTTGAAAGTGTGCTAGATCAAGGAACAACCTTTACGGTCACGCTTCCGGCCTTGCCGGAGTAA
- the mgsA gene encoding methylglyoxal synthase — protein MPATIALIAHDNKKDQMVEFVKRHKALLQRYPLIATGTTGQRIQNATGLKVNALLSGPLGGDAQISAQVAEGHVKAVIFLIDPLNAQPHEPDIQALQRICAVHNVALATNVATAEFILDHLRHNQIAHLIFNPVSGQGNAQEELNLIKQMLTPAMSLVLHETQPDVSAEELAKKAIASQADLVIASGGDGTVSQVAGVLIGTEIPLGIIPRGTANAFAMALGISRLNPIAHACEVIVAGKTRIVDTARCNGLPMILLAGVGYEAEMVEQANREAKNRWGALAYIMAGWQQIDRGILFETEITVDDTVRQFEAGAITIANAAPPTSILAQGKGQVVFDDGVLDVTIATATGKLEAVQSMLQLLGSALVQVEPNRPDIVHIHAQKIKVTANPPQKVVLDGEIIGTTPVEVECLPQSLTVLCPVGESVAQ, from the coding sequence ATGCCCGCAACCATTGCTCTCATTGCCCACGATAATAAAAAGGATCAAATGGTGGAATTCGTCAAACGCCATAAAGCCTTACTGCAACGTTACCCCCTGATTGCCACGGGAACCACAGGACAACGGATTCAAAACGCTACGGGACTTAAGGTAAATGCCCTCTTATCGGGGCCTTTGGGAGGAGATGCGCAGATTTCGGCTCAAGTGGCTGAGGGTCATGTGAAAGCGGTTATTTTTTTAATTGATCCTCTCAATGCCCAACCCCATGAACCGGATATTCAAGCCTTACAGAGGATTTGTGCGGTTCATAATGTCGCCTTGGCTACTAATGTAGCTACGGCGGAATTTATTTTGGATCATCTACGACACAATCAAATTGCCCATTTAATTTTTAACCCGGTTTCGGGTCAAGGAAATGCTCAAGAAGAGTTAAATCTGATTAAACAAATGCTGACTCCGGCGATGAGTTTGGTGCTGCATGAAACCCAGCCAGATGTTTCGGCCGAGGAGTTGGCGAAAAAGGCGATCGCCTCTCAAGCAGATTTAGTCATTGCGTCTGGGGGGGATGGCACGGTGTCCCAGGTGGCGGGGGTTTTGATCGGGACAGAAATTCCTTTAGGTATTATCCCCCGGGGAACCGCCAATGCTTTTGCTATGGCTTTGGGTATTTCTCGCCTCAATCCCATTGCCCATGCTTGCGAGGTCATTGTAGCGGGGAAAACCCGCATTGTGGACACAGCGCGCTGTAATGGTTTACCGATGATTTTATTGGCAGGGGTAGGCTATGAGGCGGAAATGGTAGAACAGGCGAACCGGGAAGCGAAAAACCGTTGGGGGGCGCTGGCCTATATTATGGCGGGGTGGCAACAAATTGACCGGGGGATTTTGTTTGAGACGGAAATCACGGTGGATGATACGGTGCGCCAGTTTGAAGCGGGGGCGATTACCATTGCTAATGCGGCACCTCCCACCTCGATTTTAGCCCAGGGCAAGGGGCAGGTGGTTTTTGATGATGGAGTCCTTGATGTGACCATTGCCACGGCTACGGGCAAGCTAGAGGCCGTACAGTCGATGTTACAGCTTCTAGGTTCGGCGTTGGTGCAAGTGGAACCCAATCGCCCGGATATTGTCCACATCCACGCCCAAAAAATTAAGGTGACGGCCAATCCTCCCCAGAAAGTGGTTTTGGATGGGGAGATTATTGGCACGACACCTGTTGAGGTGGAATGTTTGCCCCAAAGTTTAACGGTGCTGTGTCCGGTGGGGGAATCAGTGGCTCAGTGA
- the aroA gene encoding 3-phosphoshikimate 1-carboxyvinyltransferase encodes MLVALVPNAPHQDLIITPPKGGLALQGRVKIPGDKSISHRALMLGAIASGTTTIEGLLLGEDPRSTAECFRAMGAQISPLNSHSVTVEGIGLGHLQEPPDLLNAGNSGTTMRLMLGLLASQPERFFVVTGDDSLRSRPMSRVIKPLQQMGAHIYGRQNNSLAPLAVQGQALQGIHYHSPIASAQVKSCILLAGLAAEGQTTVTEPSLSRDHSERMLKAFGAQLTVDPQTCSVTITGQTGGLTGQKVIVPGDISSAAFWLIAAAIVPGSELVIENVGVNPTRTGILEALALMGADIERENERLVTGEPVADLRVRSSALKGCTIGGDLIPRLIDEIPILAVAATCAQGTTLIEDAAELRVKESDRLAVTASELNRMGAKITERPDGLEISGETPLTGAKVDSYTDHRIAMSLAIAALTAPTPTTIHRAEAAAISYPNFIETLEQICSGSLSH; translated from the coding sequence ATGCTAGTTGCTCTTGTTCCCAATGCCCCCCATCAAGATTTAATTATTACGCCCCCCAAGGGAGGTTTAGCCTTACAGGGGAGGGTGAAGATTCCGGGGGATAAGTCGATTTCTCATCGGGCTTTGATGTTGGGGGCGATCGCATCAGGAACCACCACCATTGAAGGACTCTTACTGGGTGAAGATCCCCGCAGTACCGCCGAATGTTTCCGAGCAATGGGGGCGCAGATTTCCCCCCTCAATAGCCATTCTGTCACCGTAGAGGGAATCGGTCTAGGTCACTTACAAGAACCCCCGGATCTGCTCAATGCGGGCAATTCTGGAACCACTATGCGCCTGATGTTGGGCTTGTTGGCCTCCCAGCCCGAACGGTTTTTTGTGGTGACAGGGGATGATTCCCTGCGATCGCGCCCCATGTCCCGTGTGATTAAACCCTTACAACAAATGGGCGCCCACATTTATGGCCGTCAAAACAACTCCCTCGCCCCCCTAGCGGTTCAAGGTCAAGCCCTCCAAGGCATTCACTACCACTCCCCCATTGCCTCCGCCCAAGTTAAATCTTGTATATTACTCGCCGGGCTGGCCGCCGAGGGACAAACTACCGTCACGGAGCCCTCCCTGTCCCGAGATCACAGCGAACGGATGTTAAAAGCCTTTGGCGCGCAATTAACCGTAGATCCCCAAACCTGTAGCGTCACCATTACCGGACAAACCGGAGGCCTAACCGGACAGAAAGTGATTGTCCCCGGAGATATTAGTTCCGCCGCCTTTTGGCTCATTGCGGCCGCCATTGTACCGGGTTCCGAATTGGTGATTGAAAATGTAGGGGTGAACCCCACCCGTACCGGGATTTTAGAAGCCCTTGCCCTCATGGGTGCCGATATTGAGCGGGAAAATGAGCGCCTTGTTACGGGGGAACCCGTCGCCGATTTGCGCGTTCGTTCTAGTGCCTTAAAGGGCTGCACCATCGGCGGAGACTTAATCCCCCGCCTGATTGATGAAATCCCCATCCTGGCCGTGGCCGCCACCTGTGCGCAGGGAACCACCCTCATAGAGGATGCCGCCGAGTTACGAGTCAAAGAAAGCGATCGCCTAGCCGTCACTGCCTCCGAACTGAACCGCATGGGGGCCAAGATTACCGAACGTCCCGACGGCCTAGAAATTAGCGGCGAAACCCCCCTCACCGGAGCTAAGGTAGATAGTTATACCGATCATCGTATTGCCATGAGTTTAGCCATTGCCGCCCTCACCGCCCCCACCCCCACCACCATCCACCGGGCCGAAGCCGCCGCCATATCCTACCCCAACTTTATCGAAACCCTAGAGCAGATTTGTAGCGGTTCACTGAGCCACTGA
- a CDS encoding Uma2 family endonuclease, protein MSQILSLEESTTVIYPSEDGEPLAETYDHMYAILMTLEVLRQYLSGRQATVLADQFLYYSQGFPRLRVAPDVMVIFNVSPGGRDNYKIWEEGEVPTVIFEMTSPSTRSQDMEFKKTLYEQLGVEEYWLFDPRGEWIPEQLRGYRLGNEVYGLIEDSYSVALGLRLAVEERLISFYRGDTGERLLLPEELRVAWQQERERAEQERERAEQERERAEQERERAEQERERAERERERAEALAAQLRALGVDPDA, encoded by the coding sequence ATGAGTCAAATTCTATCTTTAGAAGAATCAACTACTGTTATTTATCCCAGTGAGGACGGTGAACCTTTGGCGGAGACATACGATCATATGTATGCAATTTTGATGACCCTAGAAGTGTTACGACAATACCTGAGTGGTCGTCAAGCAACGGTATTAGCAGACCAATTTCTTTACTATTCTCAAGGGTTTCCTCGCTTGCGTGTTGCTCCTGATGTGATGGTAATTTTCAATGTGTCTCCCGGTGGGCGGGATAACTATAAGATTTGGGAAGAAGGGGAAGTCCCGACGGTAATTTTTGAGATGACCTCACCGAGTACCCGGAGTCAGGATATGGAGTTTAAGAAGACTCTTTATGAGCAGTTGGGGGTAGAAGAGTATTGGCTATTTGACCCGAGAGGGGAATGGATTCCTGAACAGTTGCGGGGGTATCGTTTGGGGAATGAGGTGTATGGACTGATTGAGGATAGTTATAGTGTGGCGTTGGGGCTACGTTTGGCGGTGGAGGAACGGTTAATTAGTTTTTATCGGGGAGATACGGGGGAACGGTTGCTCTTGCCGGAGGAGTTGCGGGTCGCTTGGCAACAGGAACGAGAACGGGCGGAACAGGAACGGGAACGGGCGGAACAGGAACGAGAACGGGCGGAACAGGAACGAGAACGGGCGGAACAGGAACGGGAACGGGCGGAGCGGGAACGGGAACGGGCGGAGGCTTTAGCGGCACAGTTACGAGCTTTGGGAGTAGATCCAGACGCTTGA
- a CDS encoding Uma2 family endonuclease, which yields MSQILSLEESTTVIYPSEDGEPLAETYDHMYAILMTLEVLRQYLSGRQATVLADQFLYYSQGFPRLRVAPDVMVIFNVSPGGRDNYKIWEEGEVPTVIFEMTSPSTRSQDMEFKKTLYEQLGVEEYWLFDPRGEWIPEQLRGYRLGNEVYELIEDSYSVALGLRLAVEERLISFYRGDTGERLLLPEELRVAWQQERERAEQERERAEQERERAEILAAQLRALGVEPEA from the coding sequence ATGAGTCAAATTCTATCTTTAGAAGAATCAACTACTGTTATTTATCCCAGTGAGGACGGTGAGCCTTTGGCGGAGACATACGATCATATGTATGCAATTTTGATGACCCTAGAAGTGTTACGACAATACCTGAGTGGTCGTCAAGCAACGGTATTAGCAGACCAATTTCTTTACTATTCTCAAGGGTTTCCTCGCTTGCGTGTTGCTCCTGATGTGATGGTAATTTTCAATGTGTCTCCCGGTGGGCGGGATAACTATAAGATTTGGGAAGAAGGGGAAGTCCCGACGGTAATTTTTGAGATGACCTCACCGAGTACCCGGAGTCAGGATATGGAGTTTAAGAAGACTCTTTATGAGCAGTTAGGGGTAGAAGAGTATTGGCTATTTGACCCGAGAGGGGAATGGATTCCTGAACAGTTGCGGGGGTATCGTTTGGGGAATGAGGTGTATGAGTTGATTGAGGATAGTTATAGTGTGGCGTTGGGGCTACGTTTGGCGGTGGAGGAACGGTTAATTAGTTTTTATCGGGGAGATACGGGGGAACGGTTGCTCTTGCCGGAGGAGTTGCGGGTCGCTTGGCAACAGGAACGGGAACGGGCGGAACAGGAACGAGAACGGGCGGAACAGGAACGAGAACGGGCGGAGATTTTAGCGGCACAGTTACGCGCTTTAGGGGTGGAGCCGGAGGCGTGA
- the upp gene encoding uracil phosphoribosyltransferase, translated as MTSQLRVYVPEHPLIKHWLGVARDRNTPSVLFKSAMTELGRWLTYEASRNWLPTEDIVLETPLAPCEATLINPEPPMAIVPILRAGLALLDGAQTLLPLASTYHLGLVRNEETLEATCYLNKLPETIDSNTRILILDPMLATGGSMIAALEALIERGANPELFRIISVVAAHPALQKINQYNPNLIIYTAMIDPDLNDQGYIVPGLGDAGDRAFGTL; from the coding sequence ATGACTTCACAACTGCGCGTATACGTCCCCGAACATCCCCTTATTAAACACTGGCTGGGGGTTGCCCGCGATCGCAATACTCCCTCTGTTCTCTTCAAAAGTGCGATGACGGAATTGGGGCGTTGGTTAACCTATGAGGCCAGTCGGAACTGGCTGCCTACGGAGGATATTGTCTTAGAAACCCCCCTCGCCCCCTGTGAAGCAACGTTAATCAATCCGGAACCCCCCATGGCGATTGTGCCGATTTTACGGGCAGGTTTGGCCTTGTTGGATGGCGCACAAACCCTGCTCCCCCTCGCTTCGACCTATCATCTGGGCTTAGTGCGCAATGAGGAAACGTTAGAGGCCACTTGTTACTTGAATAAATTGCCGGAAACCATTGACTCCAACACCCGGATTTTAATTTTAGATCCCATGTTGGCCACAGGAGGCTCTATGATTGCGGCCTTAGAAGCGTTAATTGAACGGGGGGCCAATCCGGAACTGTTTAGAATTATCTCGGTGGTGGCCGCTCATCCCGCGCTGCAAAAAATCAACCAGTATAATCCCAATTTAATTATTTACACGGCCATGATTGACCCAGATTTGAATGACCAGGGTTATATTGTACCGGGTTTAGGAGATGCAGGCGATCGCGCTTTTGGCACCCTCTAA
- the ilvA gene encoding threonine ammonia-lyase, biosynthetic yields the protein MPSDYLERILNARVYDVAQETPLELAPNLSRRLQNQLFLKREDMQSVFSFKLRGAYNKMAQLPPDLLAQGVIAASAGNHAQGVALGAHRLGTRAYIVMPVTTPQVKINAVQARGGAVILHGETYDDAYTYACQLATEKGLTFVHPFDDPDVIAGQGTIGMEILRQYQKPIHAIFVAIGGGGLISGVAAYVKRLRPEIKIIGVEPLDSDAMYQSLKAGERVRLPQVGLFADGVAVRQVGAETFRLCQQYVDDIVRVGTDDTCAAIKDMFEDTRSIVEPAGALAIAGAKAYVEQTGIEHQTLIAIACGANMNFDRLRFVAERAELGEQREAIFAVTIPEKPGSLRQFCDCLGKRNLTEFNYRIADQTEAHIFVGVQVENRADAAKLVESFESFGLKTLDLTDDELTKLHLRHMVGGKSPLAHHELLYRFEFPERPGALMKFVASMSPDWNISLFHYRNNGSDYGRILVGMQVPPHEMTQWRAFLETLGYRYWDENDNPAYHLFLA from the coding sequence ATGCCCTCTGACTATCTTGAACGCATCCTGAATGCTCGGGTTTACGATGTTGCTCAAGAAACCCCCCTCGAACTCGCTCCTAATTTATCACGCCGCTTGCAGAATCAACTCTTTTTAAAACGAGAAGATATGCAGTCGGTTTTCTCCTTCAAATTACGGGGAGCTTATAACAAAATGGCTCAACTCCCCCCCGATTTGCTCGCTCAGGGGGTGATTGCCGCTTCAGCCGGAAATCATGCCCAAGGGGTGGCTTTAGGCGCTCATCGTTTGGGAACAAGGGCTTATATTGTCATGCCTGTGACCACCCCCCAAGTCAAAATCAACGCCGTACAAGCGCGAGGGGGTGCGGTTATTCTCCACGGCGAAACCTATGATGATGCTTACACCTACGCCTGTCAATTGGCCACAGAAAAGGGCTTAACCTTTGTTCATCCCTTTGATGACCCAGATGTAATTGCCGGACAGGGTACCATCGGCATGGAGATTTTACGGCAATATCAAAAGCCCATTCATGCCATTTTTGTGGCCATTGGGGGCGGGGGGTTAATTTCTGGGGTGGCGGCCTATGTGAAACGCTTGCGACCCGAAATTAAGATTATCGGGGTGGAGCCCTTAGATTCCGATGCCATGTATCAATCCCTGAAGGCAGGGGAACGGGTGCGTTTGCCCCAAGTGGGCTTATTTGCCGATGGGGTGGCCGTGCGGCAGGTGGGGGCCGAAACCTTTCGTCTGTGCCAGCAATATGTAGATGATATTGTGCGCGTGGGAACCGATGACACTTGCGCAGCGATTAAGGATATGTTCGAGGATACCCGATCTATTGTAGAACCCGCCGGGGCCTTGGCGATCGCCGGAGCCAAAGCCTATGTCGAACAGACGGGAATTGAACACCAGACTCTAATTGCTATTGCTTGCGGGGCCAATATGAATTTTGACCGTCTCCGTTTTGTGGCGGAACGAGCGGAATTAGGGGAACAACGAGAGGCCATTTTTGCCGTCACGATTCCCGAAAAACCGGGCAGTTTGCGACAATTTTGTGATTGTTTAGGCAAGCGCAATTTAACCGAGTTTAATTATCGCATCGCTGACCAAACCGAAGCCCATATTTTTGTCGGGGTACAGGTAGAAAATCGCGCCGATGCCGCTAAATTAGTCGAATCTTTTGAGTCCTTTGGCTTAAAAACCCTAGATTTAACGGATGATGAATTGACCAAGCTCCATCTCCGCCACATGGTTGGAGGAAAATCTCCTTTAGCTCATCATGAGTTATTGTATCGTTTCGAGTTTCCGGAAAGACCCGGTGCTTTAATGAAGTTTGTTGCGTCGATGAGTCCCGATTGGAATATTAGCTTATTTCACTATCGGAATAATGGGTCAGACTATGGACGGATTTTAGTCGGGATGCAAGTTCCTCCCCATGAAATGACTCAATGGCGGGCTTTTTTAGAAACATTAGGTTATCGCTACTGGGATGAAAATGATAATCCCGCTTATCATTTATTTCTCGCTTGA
- a CDS encoding PAS domain S-box protein produces MLFPRQVGFPADSPHSPSDVDSQTQDPLFSAHLAGFERNNPSFQALFKTISEGLLIIDDQGFTLAANPAACQLLGLTEDYLTTHQLADFIPPEFNFAQAWQDFLSTGQASGKFQLVNSRGEQKAVEYTATAHFLPQVHLLTLREFTPRDNSGDLLRKIARHIPGVIYQFDQYPDGRLAFPFASEGIWDIYGVTPEVVEEDATPLLQLLHPDDVVQVTRSIQESAETLREWHCEYRICHPDGRILWVVGHATPQRERDGTITWFGYIRDITPTKETESALRESEAQTRALLEAIPDMMIRCDRQRIFLDFKPSAQVASLMPPEAFLGKRIDDILPPPVAQQTGEAIDRALDTQQIQEFEYELPTPGGIRSYEARLVVCGEDEVFCMIRDISERKEAEHQLQALLSRTQLLNQISTEIRNSLDLDTILHNAVNAIFVELNVDICVFGWYRHDLDPPCWEIVQEQKHPELASWLGMYKMSDFPQLYGQLLNKELYYADISQSEDETLRTFCEDAGIALYFALPVHMGNRQGAFEIGRIKNDCPWQEDEIKLLESIGNQVAIAIYQAQLYQESQTKTQALEKAYHDLQQTQIQLIQAEKMSSLGQLVAGVAHEINNPVNFIYGNLTHTSDYIQDLFELIQLYQSIYPDPHPQIEEFIEEIQLDFVMNDFPKTIESMKNGALRIRDIVKSLRTFSRVDEAEYKTVNLHDNLDSTLTIVQNRLHHQGHFHYIEVTRSYGILPNITCYSGLLNQVFMNLLVNALDSIEERQKNSLNGENYVGHITITTQQFAPDWVSISIEDNGMGIPLEVQQKMFNPFFSTKPVGKGTGMGLAISYQIVTQNHQGHLHFSSTPGVGSEFVIELPVV; encoded by the coding sequence ATGTTATTCCCCCGTCAAGTAGGTTTCCCGGCTGACAGTCCTCACAGTCCCTCTGATGTGGACAGTCAGACCCAAGATCCTTTATTTTCCGCCCACTTAGCTGGTTTTGAGCGCAATAATCCCAGCTTTCAAGCCCTATTTAAAACCATTAGTGAGGGCTTATTGATCATTGATGATCAGGGTTTTACTTTGGCTGCAAACCCGGCCGCTTGTCAATTATTGGGATTAACGGAAGATTATTTAACGACTCACCAACTGGCAGATTTTATCCCTCCCGAGTTTAACTTTGCCCAAGCTTGGCAGGACTTCTTAAGTACAGGTCAAGCGTCGGGAAAATTCCAACTGGTGAACAGTCGGGGAGAACAGAAAGCGGTGGAATATACCGCCACGGCTCATTTTTTGCCTCAAGTTCATCTCTTGACCTTGCGAGAGTTCACCCCTCGGGATAATTCAGGGGATCTCTTGCGAAAAATTGCCCGTCATATTCCGGGGGTGATTTATCAGTTTGATCAATATCCCGATGGTCGTTTAGCTTTTCCCTTTGCCAGTGAGGGGATATGGGATATTTATGGGGTGACTCCTGAAGTGGTGGAGGAAGATGCGACTCCCCTTTTGCAATTACTACACCCCGATGATGTTGTTCAAGTTACCCGTTCTATTCAAGAATCGGCGGAAACCTTAAGGGAGTGGCATTGTGAATATCGCATCTGTCACCCCGATGGTAGAATCCTGTGGGTGGTGGGTCATGCCACACCCCAACGGGAAAGGGATGGGACGATTACTTGGTTTGGCTATATTCGGGATATTACCCCCACGAAGGAGACAGAAAGCGCGTTACGGGAGAGTGAAGCCCAAACTCGCGCCCTCCTTGAAGCGATTCCTGATATGATGATTCGGTGCGATCGCCAAAGAATCTTTTTAGATTTTAAACCCTCAGCCCAAGTCGCCTCCCTCATGCCGCCCGAGGCATTTCTGGGTAAAAGAATTGATGACATTCTACCCCCTCCCGTTGCTCAACAAACCGGGGAAGCCATTGATCGGGCTTTGGATACCCAACAAATCCAAGAATTTGAATATGAACTCCCCACCCCCGGAGGAATCCGCAGTTATGAAGCCCGTTTAGTCGTCTGTGGCGAGGATGAGGTATTTTGCATGATTCGGGATATTAGCGAACGCAAGGAGGCAGAACATCAACTTCAAGCTTTACTCAGTCGTACCCAACTGTTAAACCAAATCAGCACAGAAATCCGCAATTCTTTGGATCTCGATACCATTTTACACAATGCGGTGAATGCCATTTTTGTAGAATTAAATGTCGATATTTGCGTTTTTGGCTGGTATCGCCATGATTTAGATCCGCCCTGTTGGGAAATTGTGCAGGAACAAAAACACCCAGAACTCGCCAGTTGGCTAGGAATGTATAAAATGAGTGATTTTCCTCAACTCTATGGGCAGTTGTTAAATAAAGAACTGTACTATGCTGATATTAGTCAGTCAGAGGATGAGACACTCAGGACTTTTTGTGAGGATGCGGGAATTGCCCTATATTTCGCTTTACCTGTACACATGGGCAACCGTCAAGGTGCTTTTGAAATCGGGCGGATTAAGAATGATTGTCCTTGGCAGGAGGATGAAATTAAACTGTTGGAGAGCATTGGGAATCAAGTTGCGATCGCCATCTACCAAGCCCAACTTTACCAAGAATCTCAAACCAAAACCCAAGCACTGGAAAAAGCCTATCACGACCTGCAACAAACCCAAATCCAACTGATTCAAGCCGAAAAAATGTCCAGTTTGGGGCAATTAGTGGCCGGAGTTGCCCATGAAATTAATAATCCAGTTAACTTTATTTACGGTAACTTAACCCACACCTCTGACTATATTCAGGATTTATTTGAGTTAATCCAACTCTATCAATCCATTTATCCTGACCCCCATCCCCAGATTGAAGAGTTCATAGAAGAGATTCAACTTGATTTTGTGATGAATGATTTCCCAAAAACCATTGAATCTATGAAAAATGGGGCGTTACGCATTCGGGATATCGTAAAATCTCTGCGCACCTTCTCCCGAGTGGATGAAGCAGAATATAAGACGGTTAATTTACATGATAATCTCGACAGCACCTTAACAATTGTGCAGAATCGCCTTCATCATCAGGGACATTTTCACTATATTGAAGTCACTAGAAGCTATGGCATTTTGCCTAATATCACTTGTTATAGTGGCTTATTAAATCAAGTTTTTATGAATTTATTAGTCAATGCTTTAGATTCTATTGAGGAGCGGCAAAAAAACAGTTTAAATGGAGAAAATTATGTGGGTCATATTACGATTACAACCCAGCAATTCGCCCCAGATTGGGTATCTATTTCTATTGAAGATAATGGAATGGGTATTCCTTTAGAGGTTCAACAAAAAATGTTTAATCCCTTTTTTAGCACCAAACCTGTAGGCAAAGGAACGGGAATGGGATTGGCGATTAGTTATCAAATTGTGACCCAAAATCACCAAGGTCATTTACATTTTTCTTCAACTCCGGGGGTAGGGAGTGAGTTTGTGATTGAGTTACCTGTAGTGTGA